A stretch of DNA from Megalops cyprinoides isolate fMegCyp1 chromosome 17, fMegCyp1.pri, whole genome shotgun sequence:
AGCTAAAAGGATGGCCATTTGGCAGAGGTTTCAGATATGAAATTCAGATATACATTCAGACAGatgtaaacatatattttttatatacttttatttttagtagATCATATCACTATGTCAAAAACGTTATCATTTACAACCAAATCAGTTTGTTTGATCATATATCAAGATTTATGATTTCAAAGTCAATATTACAATGTTGAGGACACGGTGTTAGCACTGGGCTGCTCTTTTCTTACACCCAAGTGAACTGATCAATGAAGCTCAAGTTTAACAAAACCTTTAACTTCAGACAAACcctaaatttaaataatattgcCACAGATAGAAAACAAAGTTTGAAATCTTTGTTTGATCTCAAATTGTCTTAAAAAGGTGTAGTAAATTAGGTTATTTTATCCTCTAcagagacattttttaaaattccagGATCCCCAgattctgtgatgtcacatgtgGAAAACGAGCAAGGAGTCTGGTTTGCAGTGGCTTCAGTTGAAAGCCTTGAGGGGACATGTAAGTACTTGTCAGTGAGTTTTACAGTGCCAGCCAACTTCACTTTACAGGAAGTAATCTGTGGAGGATTGTACATACGACTACCACTCCTTCCCTGAGCACGATCTGTTTTCCACTTGTGACATCGCAGTCATCCCCCTGCTTATCCCAGTCTTTGGGGCAAGCAAAGCATTCTGTGTTAAATCTGTTATAATTCCACTGTATTTTGCAAATGAAGTCACTGCTTCTCAAAATACGTAACTGGCTCTGTGCTGATAAGTGCAgcgaaaaaagagaaaaaaaattctgtttctgttcgACATCTCTCAAATTATTTGTGACAGATGATCCACAGTTTAAATTGGGTTATGTAAAGCGCTAAAATAGTCATAGAATAGCCTGCACTGAATATGTGCTGTAGTTTTATGCTTCTTGGGACATGTTTCATATCTGGGTGgcttttgatgaaaatgaagcaaaaaaatatatatcgtATGTATTTGAATCTCCCATCAGcaatgtgtttctttcttttgtttgacTGTAACTTCCAGTTATCTGTCCATGTCATATCTGTCAGCTGCGCGTCACTGATCATTTTGCTAGTTTGTTCCATCGTTGAATATTGAATGATTTACACCACCTGAGACTGTCTTCCCTTGGGACAACAATGAATGTATCTACTGCATAAGAACTTACACAGAATGATTGATTGGAAAACTGAAACTGTTaatttgtgctgtttattttccttccGTTTGTCATTACTAAAAAAAAGGGGGTATAAAACATATCTTTAGCTGCCCGTTTATGTAGTTTTATTGAACCTAACATGATTTTCATGCCAAACCTGATTACATGGTTATGATTATTGTTGTTCActttttgttaaataattatttttgctcTGCAAGAACCGCTATGAAGACAATGTCAGAGGTTTtggtaatgaaaacaaatgatgacaaaaaaaaacatgtacttACTCAGATCATCTGGTTAAAGAGATACGATTTATACATGAATCAGAcagtatttatttcaattttgtatctttccattttaatacattataatgttgtgactgaaatgaaaaaaaatataaacaagtcattttattacattctgtgtggtgtttcatttttaaagaagaaTTATTAAGTCTCACACTATGAGAAAACCATGGTCAGTTATATTGTTCCAAATTTCATCTTTCCCATGAAGGTAATACATTATCTAAAATGACTTTATACTGActactgacattttaaatgtcatagTTGGATAGGGGTTCATCATTTCACTATCATAAAAATCAGTAAATCAACTTTGAAATCACTCTGTTGTTCTGTCTTGATTGGGCTCTCAAACAAtgcatgcagaaaataaaataatgtaatgcatatgcaaaattacacaGACTTTACATAGAATTTCTAGGCAGTGGAGGAAAGTTAATATGATGAGAGCAATGCTTAAATGTTAGGTTATATAAACATTAAGTGTGTAGCTGCTTAGTTCATACACTAGGCTTAGTGGTGAAAGGGTGACAACACAGTAATATTCGAGTGCATGGCCTACCCACAGTACAGTACACCAGGGAGCTCCATGCAGGAAATTGTCAGGAGATTGCAGcagcagaaaagaaaattaatgatCATGGGAAAAGATATGAATGATATTAGAACTTTTTTGTGGGGGGCAGGGCACCTGCAGTATATGTGACAACTCAGTattgctaccccccccccccctcccccgccgtGTACAGGCCCTGTGGACAGCTCTGGGGAAACTTAAAAGTCTAGAGGCAGCACAGTCATTGCCATAAGCGTGAAAGATTGTGTGTATATTCAAATATGAATTTGTCTTTGACATCATTAGTCCCTTCATGAGGGCCACTCTTTTGGGTCCCAGGCTCAAAACACTGACAAAGTCATTGCTTGATAAGTCAAAGTATTGAAATCATTGCTGCTGACCTGGACTCAACAGGGCAGTGAAAGGCAGTGAATCTTTCTTGGGGAGCATTGAAACATTTGTccagaaaataattttcatgAAAGCGGGAACGTGCAGTTTGTCTGTTTGATAGCATGCTGTCTTTCAGACAAGTACCTGGAGCAATGCATCACTGATTCATTACTACGCTGTGATAACATACTGGTCAAGAAGTCCGTGAAGTTTCCTGCATTGGCGCATACAGCAGTGAAAGTGAATCTTTATTACAGCTGGGGGCGCTATTTCACGCCCACCAAATCACACATCTTCCTTCTAACGTGCAGCACCTTTCtttttacagtatatattaataaaaaaaattattggaAGATTTAGCAATAGCAAATGCCACAGCGAAAAATTGTattcctttccctttttcaaAGTTAAAATACCTGAATAGCAATTATGGTCAACATAGAATATTTGCAGATTTCaccaactatttttttttcatgacagcTCAAAAAACAGGTTCATTTGTTATGGAAAATGCTAACTAAATTTTAATGGTGTTATGGAAATACCTTGATTTAGTTGTGAATTATGTTTTGGTATTGATAATACAGCAGAAGGAGGCTATACATGGTTTCAGTTTTAGCGAAGACTTGTAAAGGTTTTGTAGTGAAACGAAtaaaattttctttattttcctaAATTATACTGAAAAtctaaattcaaaatattttagtgCGCGTGGCAGTACATGGCTCCCTCTAAAGGAACAAGGAATCCAGGACATGGAGATTCAGCACAGCCTTAAACATAGTTGCTTTTTCTCAACATCGGTTTTCTTGGTAATTCCAAAAATCCACAACAGTTTGACGCTATAACAGTTGCAAAATCCAAACCAGACTGATAAAAACCCGGATTCGTCTGCCAAGTCTTTATCTGTGCCAGACACCAGCGACGTGTCACAGCAGTGGGCACAGACTGAACGAGCGGAGCACATTACTTGAACGCGAGCACGCACGGCGGAACTGTGGAGGGACGCGTTTTCCGATTAAGGAGGTTTCGAGCCGAGGAATGCCGAACAGGTAACTTCCGACACTGCATTAGCTTTGTTAATGTAATGTCCTacagcactgattctcaatctgtcccccctcccccgcacgtttccatctttccatctttccctgctctacccaCCTGACTGAAATCATCAGTGGctcttttgattagctgagcacacctgatttaatcaagagcatgttaatcacacttcaatcaggtgtgtttggagcaaggatagatatgcaggacgggggggggctccaggaataggattgagaaacactgtcctaCAGTATGCGTTTCATGAGCGAGAGAACGAACTTCAGAGTGCAAATATTGTCCCACTGGAGCTCTCCCTACATCTGCGGAAATAATGGGAGATGTAACCTGTGACGTAAAGTGACATAAAGTGACGTACCCTGTGGATcgaatgaaaatgtaaatgtaaaatgctgtaATCGATTCAAATGACAGCAGCTGTCAAAACTGCTAAGATCTATGGCTCTATGATCCAGCAAAAGTCTGGCCATTTCAGATTCATAGATACTAGTTAAATAGGCTACTATACACACTACCCGTGGAGTGCTTGCAACCTTGGACTTTGTCTTGCATGTCCCGTTATAAACTTTGAAGAGCTGGGGGATTTGCGGGCAGGGGGCGCCGTAAGGGGGGAAAGGTTGGGATGATTCCAAGGGCCCCAAGCAGACAGGGGCCCTCAAAGATTCTACCATctatttttttacacacacatatagggGCCCAGTGCATTAACCTTTCAGGGGGCCCAAAATTCCTACCAGCACCCCTGCTTGTGGGCGAATAGACAAGGGGTTGGGGTCATTTGGTGCTGTCGAATTTGGATTTAAATATGTTAGTGGCGACTGTTGTGATCATTTTCTCAACCACAGCGTCCAGTTTTCTCTTTGGGTATATACCGTGATTGACTTTCACCATGTGTATGGTCTTGTACCCTATACACTGTATAAAAACTTGGAGAAAagcttggatttttttgtttttgttcattttgggtCCAAAAATATGGTTTACAGTACAACATCAAGCACAAGTTACAAGCACATCTGGAAGAGATTTGAGTTAAGAGTTTAATGCAATTTTGGATGTTTGTACATCTGTGAATTGGAGCCAGTGTGAACGAATTAAGAATGTTTCCTAATTCAGTGAAGATCCAGAAGAGTTTTGaatgtgttactgttttttggcaaaaaaaaaacactacatttttctttgaagaTACTTTTACTATCATATATTACagcaaattatatttaaaattttagtTGAATGTTTAGTTCAGATTAGATTTTGgagctttgatgttttttagaTATTGaaagttttcagtgttttaatcaACTTtgaagcatttaaaatatgactgttggtgagtaaaaaaataaatatttccaaaacTGATTGTGCTAGGGAATGAATGATAACATCTGTTATTGAAGAATCACTATGATAGATGATAGATAGATCTTTGGCTCTATGTCAATGCATGTAGTTGAGTTTTGACCTctgacattatttacattatcgAGACATTAACAAcgtgtgttttcagtgtgatttcatgttttcacaaaCAGGTTTGTGCACTGTGAACTGATGAAAAGTAGCTAGCTTACCAGATGTCCTCTGTTCCTAAATCTGTCTGCTTTTCATCAGACATTAGCCTGGCTCTCAAGCCAGTGATATGATTCACACTGGAGCCAATAGTACAATGTTTTCAAAAGACCCTGGATAGATAGCCAGCTACCACTtcaaatgttattattaaatgGACGGTTAAATCAACAATTTGCTCTCCTCTTTCAAATGTGACAGCATTGAAGTAAGTTATTCCTTCAGTTTCCAGGTCAGCAACATGCAAAATGTTCATTCAGTGACAGTGTCCCCAATGCATGAAGTTTATAATGCATGAGGTTAAATACCTGGTCAACAGATCTccaacacataaaatatgacTTGTGGACAACATCACTTAATGCACAAATACAGGCTCACCATCCAGTCAGTGGTCACTGGTCACTCTATTTTGCTATATCAGCAATACTTTGTGAAACCATTAATAAACCTCTTCCAcctctttccctctttattCTGTCTTTTAGGAACACAATGAGGAACAGCTGTGTGCTTATTGTCCTTGGTGTCTACCTTCTGGTAGAGAAGCGGGCTTCAGCTTGTCGAATCAGTGGACAGTTAGCGTTCTGTGATTTTCTGTTTCTACGCCACGTTCCAGCATTGCCCTCTTACGTTACCAGAGTGTCTCTCAGCAACAACTACATTGGTGAAGTCAATGAAACATCCTTCGATGGATTGGAGCAGCTAGAGGTGTTATACCTTGGGTCACAACTGACCAAAACACTAATTGTGAAGAACAATGCGTTTCGACAACTTTCAAACTTGACATATCTCTATTTAGGAGGCAACAAGGCTCTTATTCTTGAGCCTGATGCATTTGTGGGTCTGACCCATTTAAGGAATCTTGTTTTATTGTATAATGGTCTCGATGAATCTATTCTGAAAGGCAAATACCTGCAACCCCTTGTGTCACTTGAAACTCTTGACCTTTATGGCAACGAAATCAAAAGAATTCAACCTGGTCTTTTCTTCCGAAATATGACAAAGTTCCACGAGCTGAACATGACCCTGAACAgagctgacagtgtgtgtgaacaggATCTGCTTGGTTTTCAGGGAAAACACTTCAGCCTCCTTAAACTGTCCAGCACTTCTCTGATAGGCATGACCTCAGATGGTTTTGACTGGAAGAAATGTGGAAATCCTTTCAGAAACATATCTTTTAGAGTGCTAGATTTGTCAGGGAATTCATTTAATGAGAAAAGCATGCGCctttttttcaatgaaacacAGGGGACTAAGATTCATCACCTCATTCTCTCCTCTAATCCAATGGGAAGATCAATTGGGTACAACAACCTGAAAGATCCTGACATGCAAACATTTGAAGGCCTCAGAAGTAGTTCTGTTGAAATTCTAGATTTATCCAGAAACTTCATCTTTTCCCTTGACTCTTCAGTATTCAGTCCTCTGAAGGAAGTCAAAGAGATCATATTGTCttacaataaaattaatcagATTAAGAGGAATGCATTTTTGGGACTTGAGCATTTACAAAAGCTCAACCTCTCAAACAACCTCATTGGTGAAATTTATCcatatacatttgaaaatctACCAAATGTAGTTGAAATAGACTTGTCAAACAACCATATTGGTGCAGTTGTATACAAATCCTTCAGCATGCTTCCCAGGTTAGCCATCTTAAATCTCTTTGGAAATGCCATCACTGCCCTCCATACATTTGCAACACTATCCAGTCTGCAAGTGCTTCAATTAGGTGATAATAAACTGTCATCTTTGTACGGCCTGTCTGCCTTTGCCAACACGTCCTTCATTGAATTATCTAAAAACAGACTGAGGGATCTTAAAGAATTGTATGGCATCCTTGCCACACTACCTGACGTGCAGTATATTTCACTTCGGCACAATATGTTATCAGTGTGTTACCCTGTCCATTCTGTGCCGccacaaaataatttaacataCTTGGAGCTGCAGCACAATGCTCTGCAGTTGATATGGGCATCAGGAGCTTGCTTAGATGTATTTGACAACCTTGGAAAACTCCAATATCTCTCTTTAAGCAATAATTTACTCCAGTCTCCCCTcccaaatgacatttttaaaggtcTGCACTCTCTGAAGGTAATGGACCTTTCTTCCAACTTTCTCACATATCTTCCGCATGATATTTTCCCAGAAAACCTCAAAGGTCTATATCTATCCCATAATATCCTGGGTTCTCCTGATCCAAATGCTTTCCATACGATAAGTGTCATCAACCTTGGCACGAATCCATGCTTGTGTGACTGCAATTTAAAGGATTTGTTATCAAAGAGCCATTCTGAATCACCCTGTACTAAAGTGACTTAATCCACTAAATCAACATTATATTCCCGTAGCAAACAACAGTGGAAGCCTGATAACAGAGCCCTGATGTCAGTCAGCTGATATTTTGTGAGCACAAACATTTATGATAcaactgaaagtaaaaaaagataaataattttaatcaaaGAAAGTCCAAGGCACTCTTGGAAATTAGGGAATTGTTTATCTAATGAGTCTTTGGTACAATGGTATGAAGGACAGATCAGAAGCAGAGCAATATATAAACTATATACTTCTGCAAAGACAATGTCAGAGGCTTtggcaatgaaaacaaatgctgacaAAAAGACATGTACTTACTCAGATCAtctggttaaaaaaatacaatttatatataaatcagacagtatttatttcaattttatttctttccatttcccatgttgtggctgaaatgaaagcaaaaaataaacaagtcattttattacattctgtgtggtgtttcattttgaaataagaaTTATTCAGTCTCGCACTATGAGAAACCCGTGGTTAGTTATATTGTTCCAAATTTCATCTTTCCTATGAAGacaatacattgttttttatttttagcgAAGAATTGTAAAGGTTTTGTAGTGAAACGAATCATATTGAAACtctaaattcaaaatgttttagtACGCGAAGTAGTCTATAGCTCCCTCTAAAGCAACAAGGAATCCAGCAGCACCGTAGATGCAGGCCAATCatacacattgcattttctcaACATCTGGTTTCTTGATAACTCCAAAAAAATCACGACGGTATGACGTATGACAGGCTGACTTGCTGCAAAATCCAAACAAGTGGAATGAAAACGTAGAAAGAGATTGGTCTGCCATGCCTTGCAGTGCGAGATACTAGCGGAGTGTGGGAGGAGTGAGCAAAGATTGTACGAGCGAAGCACGTTACTTGGACGCGAACACGGCGGAATTGTGGAGGCAGTGTTTTCCGACTTCAGGGAGTTTCGAACCGAGGAATGCCGAACAGGTGACTGCCATTTGCTTTATGTAATGTCTTACAGTAGCTATGTAGCACACATCAACCCGAAACAACATTCAAACATGCGTACCGTACTGTCCGTGAGCAAGCGAACGAACTTCCGAGTGCAAATATTGTCCCATTGGACCTCTACCTACATCTGCGGAAATAATGGGAGTAACGTAGACATAACCAGTGAGTCGAATGAAAATGTTATGTGAGTGTAAAAGGCTGCAATCGACTGACAACAGCTGTCAAAACTGCTTAGATTTATGGCTATGATCCAGCTAAATTCTGTCCGTTTCAGATTCACGGACACTAGCTAAACAGGCTACTGTAAACACTACACGTGTAGTGCTTACAGT
This window harbors:
- the LOC118792042 gene encoding toll-like receptor 5, encoding MPNRNTMRNSCVLIVLGVYLLVEKRASACRISGQLAFCDFLFLRHVPALPSYVTRVSLSNNYIGEVNETSFDGLEQLEVLYLGSQLTKTLIVKNNAFRQLSNLTYLYLGGNKALILEPDAFVGLTHLRNLVLLYNGLDESILKGKYLQPLVSLETLDLYGNEIKRIQPGLFFRNMTKFHELNMTLNRADSVCEQDLLGFQGKHFSLLKLSSTSLIGMTSDGFDWKKCGNPFRNISFRVLDLSGNSFNEKSMRLFFNETQGTKIHHLILSSNPMGRSIGYNNLKDPDMQTFEGLRSSSVEILDLSRNFIFSLDSSVFSPLKEVKEIILSYNKINQIKRNAFLGLEHLQKLNLSNNLIGEIYPYTFENLPNVVEIDLSNNHIGAVVYKSFSMLPRLAILNLFGNAITALHTFATLSSLQVLQLGDNKLSSLYGLSAFANTSFIELSKNRLRDLKELYGILATLPDVQYISLRHNMLSVCYPVHSVPPQNNLTYLELQHNALQLIWASGACLDVFDNLGKLQYLSLSNNLLQSPLPNDIFKGLHSLKVMDLSSNFLTYLPHDIFPENLKGLYLSHNILGSPDPNAFHTISVINLGTNPCLCDCNLKDLLSKSHSESPCTKVT